The Candidatus Hydrogenedentota bacterium DNA window GACCGAGTTGCTTCGCGTGATTCAGTTCTACAACTCCGGTGGATTCCATTGTGCGGAGAATCCCGGCGATACGGAAGACGGCTTCGTGCCGGGCTCCGGCTTGAACACGGGCTGCTGCCCGCACGACAGCGACTATGCGCCGTCGGGGCCGGACTGGCAGATCAAGCTAACGGAACTGCTTCGCGTAATTCAGTTCTACAACAGCGGCGGCTACCACTACTGCCCGGAAGAGGGGTCAGAAGACGGCTACTGTCCGGGACTCTGACACGGTTATAGGCGATAAGTGCGGAACAGGCCCTGGCCGCGGCTGGGGCCTGTTTCCTGTCCAAGGCAATTGAGCTTGTGCAGGCACCCGTGCGAACTGGCATCAGGCGCGGTTGCGCGCTACACTCTACGGGATGCGCAGACAGGGAGTTTTCGGGCAACCAGAGAGGAATCCAGTCATGAAGAAAGTCACGCGCCGGGATTTTGTAAAGGCCGCCGCTGCGGCGACCGTGCTTATTGGGACATCGAAAACAGGCTGGCCGGGCGCGAACGACCGCGTGCGTGTCGCCGTTGCGGGCATCAACGGGCGCGGGCAGTCGCACCTGCAGGGGTACGCGGCGCTCGACAACGTGGAAGTGGTGGCCCTGTGCGACCCCGATTCGCGCCTGTTCCGGCCGCGGGTGGGCGAGTTCTTCACCAGGAGAAACAAGCCCGAGCCCAAGGTCGACCAGGATATCCGCAGAATCCTGGAAGACAAGGATGTCGACGTCATATCGATTGCGACGCCAAATCACTGGCACTCGCTGGCCACTATCTGGGCGTGCCAGGCGGGCAAGGACGTGTATGTCGAGAAGCCGATGACCCACAACATCTACGAAGGCCGGAAAGTGCTCGAAGCCGCCGCGAAATACAACCGGGTTGTCCAGCACGGCACCCAGCTTCGCAGCAACCCCGGATTTCAGGAAGGCATCCAGTTGCTGAAGGAGGGCATCATCGGCGACGTATACATGGCGCGCTGCGTCTGCTACAAGTGGCGCCCGGATATCGGCAAGGGCCACGCAGGCGACCCGCCCGAGGGCCTGGACTGGAACATCTGGCAGGGTCCCGCGCAAGAACAGCCGTTCATGGTGAACGAGAAGGGCGAAGGCATCTACGTCCACTATTTCTGGCACTGGGTTTGGGCGTACGGCAACGGCGACATCGGCAACCAGGGCGTGCATCAGCTCGATGCCGCGCGCTGGGGCCTCGGCGTCGGGCTGCCGTACCGTGTCGCGTCGATGGGCGGCATGTTCCTGTGGGACGACGCGAAGGAGATATTCAACGTTTCGTCCTCGTCGTTCCTGTTCAAGGGCGAAGACGGCAAAGATAAGATGATGACGCTGGAAGTGCGGCCGTGGTGCACCAACGACGAAGCGGGCGGCACGTCGTTCGGCGTCATCTTCTACGGGTCCAAGGGTTACATGACCTTCCCGAATTACGAGGGCTACAAGGTCTACGAAGGCCGCGACAACAAGCTCGTCAAGGAAAACGAAGACGGCAGCGACTTGAACCATTACCGCAACTTCATCGAATGCGTGCGCGCGCGGAATCCCCAGGGCGTCACCGCGCCGCCGCTGGAAGGGCACCGCTCGTCCGCCCTGTCGCACTACGCATTGACTGGCGCGCGGCTCAACCGCGTCCTCGAAATCGACCCCGAGACCGAGATGGTCACGAACGACGACGAGGCCAACGCGCTGCTGACCCGAGTCTATCGTGACCCGTTCAACGTGCCGGAGACCGTCTGAGCATCCTCGCCTCAGGCACAGCGCAGTGTTTTCCCGGGCCGTTCCCGCGGCTGACATCACCGCAGGAACGGCCCGCCGCTTGTTTTCTCGGGATTCTTAGATTCAAGACACCCTCAAAACCGCTGCCGCTCCCGTTTTTCTCTTTTTTAGTCGTTTTCAGCGATTGCCGGGGCGAATTTGGGCCAGTTTCACCCTATTGCATAATCGCCGTTGATCGCGTATTGTGATTCCCGCAGGCGATTTGAGGGGTTTGGTCCACGGCAAGAAAGGGGCATGTGCCATGAATACTATGAGAATGTGCAGAGAAGAGAGCAACCGCATCGGTTACGCCGCAGCCGTGCTGATGGCCGCTGCGGTGTGGGCCGTGTCTTTGCTGCCGGCCGCGGCGTATGCGGAAGGCGAACAATGCCCGCTGAACAGCCTCTGGTCGCAGGCGCCGGAAGGGGCGCTTGAAGAGACCAGCGACGCGCAGTCGGACCGCGCGTTCGCGGACAACTTTTTCAGTTTGAACGGCCCCATCCACGACGTGCACTGGTGGGGCTATTACACGGGCGGCGCACTGGCCCCGTGTGTGCGTAATCCGAACGAGCACAAAATCGCGTTCTACGAGAACGACAGCGGCGAACCGGGCGCATTGGTGGCGGAATACACCGTGACGCCAATTGCCGCCGATACGGGCATCGTGAATCCGGATATCGGCCTGTCTTTGTATCGCCATGACGCGGTGATCGACCCGCCATTGGCGCTGGAGACGGGCTGGGTTTCGATCCAGGGCACGGGCGATTCGTCGGGCTGCGAATTCCTGCCCGCTTCGTCCACGCAGGACGGCGTCCTGCGATATTTCACGGCGACCGGTGTGGAGATCGTTCCGGACATCGATGCGGCGTGGTGCCTGACGGGCGCATCGCCCGGCGACTGTCCCGGCAATGTCGTGCAGGACCCCGGGTTTGAATTGGGCCGGCCGAACCCGTTCTGGGTGGAAGAGATCAGCCCGGATTTCGGCGAGGATATTATCCGCGCATCGTGCGGCGTGAGCGGGTCATACTGCGCGTTCCTTGGGCTGGGCGGCGCGCCCGCTACGATTCCGGCCGCCATCTACCAGGAAGTCACGATCCCGGCGGCGCCGTCGGCTACCCTGCGTTTCCAACTGCGCGTCAGCAACGGCACTGCCGGCAGCGAGGGGGAAGTGCCGCCGGACCTCATCGATTTCAAGGTGCGCATCGATACCACGGTCGTCTTCTCGTTGAGCGAAGTGACGGAGCCTTATGCTTCGGGATATGCGCCGGTGGAGGTTGATATTTCGGCTTTTGCGGACGGCGCAGCGCATGTCTTGCGCTTCAGCACGGTGCAACAGGCCGATTCCGACGCGGACCCCAGTGTGGACGAGGTCTGTATTGAAACCGCGGGGGGCGAGGGCGAAGGCGAGGGCGAGCCGCCGGAAGTGTGCGAGGGCAATCTGCTCAATGATGGCGGGTTCGAGTTGGGGCGCCCGAACCCGCACTGGGAAGAGTTCTTCGACCCAGGGTTTACGTCGCAGATCATTACGATGAATCCGGCGCTGGCGCATTCCGGGAGTTATTTCGCGAATATGGGCGGGTCGGCCGAAGGCGACGACCTGATGCTGAAACAGGAGGGCGTGACGATCCCGTATGGCGCTTCCGCAACGCTCGAGTTCTACCTGCGCGTATTCGTTGACGGATTTTCTTCGCTCACGGTCAAGTTGGACGACTTTCCCGTCTACGTCCTGAACGCGGCGGACGCAGGCCCCTATGCTGCCGGGTATGCGCTCGTGAGCGTGGATCTCTCCGATTTCGCTGACGGGTACACGCGCGACCTGTTCTTCCATACGTGGGCGCCGGGCGGGTATTCGCTGTGCGCCTATATCGACGATGTGTGCCTGACCATCATCGGGCCGGAGACATGCCCCTTGAACAGCTGGTGGTCCCAGCCGCCGCAGGGCGCGCTCACAGGGACCAGCGACGCGCAGTCGGACCGCGCGTTCGCGGACAACTTTTTCAGCCTGAACGGACCCATCCACGACGTGCACTGGTGGGGCTATTACACGGGCGGCGGTCCGGCTCCCTGTGTGCGCAATCCAAACGAGTACAAGATAGCCTTTTACGAGAACGACGGCGGCGAACCGGGCGCGTTCGTCGCGGAATACGTGGTGATGCCGGCCGTTACGGATACCGGCCTGGTGAATGACGACCTCGGGCTTTCCCTTTACCGTCACGATGCCGTGATCGACCCCGCGCTCGGGCTCGAAACGGGCTGGATTTCGATCCAGGGCGTGGCCGATTCGTCCGGATGTGAGTTCCTGCCCGCTTCTTCCACGCTGGACGGAGTCCTGCGTTATTTCACGCCTGCCGGTGTCGAGATAGAGCCGGATATCGACGCGGCGTGGTGTTTGACATGGGACGCCGCCGAAGGCGAAGGCGAGGGCGAAGGTGAGGGCGAAGGTGAGGGCGAGGGCGAGGGCGAATGCGCCGACTTCAACGACCTCACGCTGGGAACGCAGTATCAGGTTGGCGATACCATTGTTACCCAAGGCTACGCGCTCCTGTGCAAAGAATTCTTCTGGCTGCCGAGCGGCGGCACGG harbors:
- a CDS encoding Gfo/Idh/MocA family oxidoreductase produces the protein MKKVTRRDFVKAAAAATVLIGTSKTGWPGANDRVRVAVAGINGRGQSHLQGYAALDNVEVVALCDPDSRLFRPRVGEFFTRRNKPEPKVDQDIRRILEDKDVDVISIATPNHWHSLATIWACQAGKDVYVEKPMTHNIYEGRKVLEAAAKYNRVVQHGTQLRSNPGFQEGIQLLKEGIIGDVYMARCVCYKWRPDIGKGHAGDPPEGLDWNIWQGPAQEQPFMVNEKGEGIYVHYFWHWVWAYGNGDIGNQGVHQLDAARWGLGVGLPYRVASMGGMFLWDDAKEIFNVSSSSFLFKGEDGKDKMMTLEVRPWCTNDEAGGTSFGVIFYGSKGYMTFPNYEGYKVYEGRDNKLVKENEDGSDLNHYRNFIECVRARNPQGVTAPPLEGHRSSALSHYALTGARLNRVLEIDPETEMVTNDDEANALLTRVYRDPFNVPETV